In the genome of Rhopalosiphum padi isolate XX-2018 chromosome 1, ASM2088224v1, whole genome shotgun sequence, the window AAaccctttaaaattaaattaattttaattttttaaatgttaatgaataataatatcgaagagaaaaaattaattaaaaatttaatgaaattatcatTGATTCAATTTCATGACTAactaaaaaataggtatacaatagttacaattgtcaaaaaattaaaactttcaaccaaaaaaaaaaaaagttatattcatATGTAGTGCGCTATTTACATGATGCACGTGCACGCGTGTGGGAATTATTTCTTACGTTATTTCTTTTACGTAAACATTAAAGTGGCACTACGACTTCATATACTAATGATCACATCTTACTACGTACATATTTACACGAGTACACGACCCGTATCCACGCACATATAGAAAATTGTCTGTGTTGAGTTCCTTAAAAACGGTCGGGACATCGGGACCGTGTTCACCAAGATCTATAAAGAAGACTTCTTTATAGATCTTGCGTGTTCACAGCTATGTCATCTCAAAAAGTTGCAATCGACCGAATTCTGGAAATTTACAACGGTCAACGGTTAATCAGAATACGATAAAAGGCACACGCGAGTAGACGACGTATCTAGTTGTAAACCTAGTTttatttacagtaaataaaacaaatgtggTACACGGACCCCCCTTAGGGACTAGAAGTAGGTATAGAAATCCTAGAGTATATCCGAGGATataccattaaatattatagtaatattactaattagtaaaaatatagtcATCATTTTGTGAGATTAGATGCGGggtaaatattatctttattgtatataataattaattgtatacgtattttataaaacactagCTGTTCCGGTGCATTTAATTTCTCGAACAAATTGCATTCTGATTTGGTGTTTATATGATATTTCCGACATATCAACTTAAAAAGCTGTCCCGCTCGGTGTTACCcgtgaaattttttttgatcatttaaaaattattttcactcgAGAGTcagattaaatgttttttaaaaaagttttcaaaGTTTCCATAGATTTTCTAATCCttctttgtaaattatattactcgTTTTTGGTTTTTATGATCTAAGACAGTGTCGGCTTGGCATATAAAAAGCCTTGGTCGCGATTTTCCTTTGAGCCTCAAACctcaatctttttttttcatttactatGAACAAGATTGTTTATAGGGTAgttgattaaattaatgtatatccTCCGCCAGCcggaatgttaaaaataaagaaaataaattaaataaaaaacgactataattgtataatttaagtgAATACTTTATAGGCCATATGGGGGCCCTCACACATGGACATTGTAGTACTTGTACTGGTTACGATTTGCCCGACAATTttgttgtacctacctatagaaaactaaaaaaaaaagctcaGGGCTTCGGTCCCGTTTGCTTAAATAATtgccaattatttaaaaataataataacttttattgttaattaacttATAGAATAGGAAATGGGCTTAAAACCTTCTCCGTCTGAATAAACAGATAGGCCATGGCCCAGCAGTTGGCACAGGCCGCAGTTCCGCCCATGATCTTTGCATTTTGGTTttagtatgtacctataaaagtTCACTGGcaaatcgttaatttttttaaatacatttttataatcattattttaaaattaaatgaaaacatttaagttaaaacaatattaacaattgtCTAGTAAAGTTGTATTAAGCTATACTTCGCCAAGAaaagttttactattttttgtattaaatttaaattttattttcctagACAGATGGCGccactaatttatttatattttattgttcaatattCTTTAATCCTTAGACGGAGTTGGCCGTTGGGTGTTGGGTACATAAAACTAAACTTGAAACTTACTCCGTAGTCCGTAGTATGcactttcatttaaaatttgaaaaatgatcCAATATCATTGGCATTTAAAATTCACACATATGTAATTTAAGACACATTCATGTTAACATTTCCTACAACCAGATTGCAGCGGTGTATTATATTGGATTCAATTGTGAGTCTACTAAGTCTAATCCCGTAGCGAGCACTGCCCGAACGCGAGGGACCTATTAATAAATGACGGTTTGCCACTATAGTTTAACTGGACATCCACTTCTGGTGGATGAGGGTTTGGGGCAATGTGTGGTTGATGGTTGTCCACCAAGTGCCATGTGGATCGCGAAAACTCTTCTCTTCGGGGTCGGCCATTATCGAAATTGTAATCAACTATAGGGGTCGACTTGTAGGTACGGTGGTGGGTCTAATCTATTCATAGACCCAcccaaaaattcattaaaattggtCCAACCATTTAAGAGTTCAGTGGCATATACATGACACATGTAtagaataatcatattatataaattataagataataatatatattattattatatacttttatgtatatagccatataggtaggaTCCAAGTACTAACCAATAATCATAAGACACATtctatatagatattaggtattttttcacttttttcttttacataataaattgataatcttCTTGACAATTATAAAAGACtatttattttggttaaaaaaattaaaattgtataccttaCTTCATAAAAATGAGCATCGTTTCAGTAGATATCTGTACAATGATCTTATGAACTTATAAACTGTTAATTAAtgagaacattttaaattattaactgtagtttttatgaattgcatactcattttaataaacttttaacaatacaattatttagcattaaataataataaaatatatacctacaatatatctTTAATAGGTAGTGaacaatatgaatataaaacagTAGCCCTTGGTCAAAAAATGGCTGAAACCATTAGAGACCactgacaaaaattaaatattaatacaaatcttTGTTTAAACTAAAGAATACagattcttaaaaaataaagttaattttagtataaaacaaaatacaaatttaagttataacaacCTTGTTTATCAATTtactaatacttatattattattaattaaatacaattcactaatttaatacacataatacacatttttaggaGGTTGTTTAATTTGTTGCTTTTATTTGCatacttgtttattatatttgggttcatatttccaaaaaatagtattttattttgttcactaGAAAAATAAGCCCAAATTCTCTGTATAATAGAAGTGTACACAGTTTTaggttttaaatttcaaaaaaaaaaagacatatTATTGGCTgactattctattataataaattattgaaagtttGGAACTGACTTTCagatatatttcttattttgaaaaataattacaaattttagaaactaaaaaagctgattgtattttattaaaatgttcaaatttaacaaattatattcctgatattaataaatgcttataattaattataaaaatatgactgACATGTGAACATATTTTAAGTGATTAGAAAATAATGTTAGTGATTCTGTGGTtgctacaaaaattaaaatctttgttctttttcatttttataataaataatgatgtttttcaaataaaactaaatttgttaGATATTTCTTGGAAATATGAACATGATTTTTACACTATACATAACAATTCCAGTAGACTAGAAAGTAATTCTCAGTTTAATACTCtaatattggtaatatttttacaataatctttatgaattataaaaaaattgttttatgattaattaacaTCCTTAAATGCAATTTTGTGACATTGAACTAATTCAAATATTCAGAAATGGAAACTGATGAGGAACATCATAATCAGATAAGTATTGCTGTGAAGAATTAGGAGACAAATCTACACCATCATTTAAGCTACATACTAGAGATGTTTCAATAGGAGGATGAATTCCAGGAAAACATGAATTTTCTTCACATTCTATCTTATAATTTGATGCTGAGGCTACTTGAAGTACACTTTCTGCTATATCGACACTACTTAAATCTAAGTTATCAGGATACGCCATTAATGAATATGATACAGTGTCTTCTAATCTAAGGtggttgatatttttttgtttcaaccTCTGTATTTCTTTTTCTTCATTCATGACTGCCAATGGAGACGAACGGCTAATATCTTCCACAAAGCGTTTTATTTTGATAGAGTCAGTAAATACTTGATTGTGAATGTTGATTTGATGACGACGTAAATTTGatgcaaatttaaatatacgtttACAATGACACACATATTTTTTGGTTTCAGAATGATTTTTCATATGCCTTGttaaaatggattttaatttaaaattatcaccaCATACATTGCAAACAAAATTCTTTTCTTCATTGTGTATAGCAATTTGATGGTCTTGCAAAGCCTGTTTACGATAAAAACAAGCACCACAGTGTTCACAAACATAATTTCTAACTTGCATATGCGAATCTTTGTGCCTTTTATAATTGTTCGCATACTGAAAACTCCGTCcacacaaattacaaatataattattgtattgtttaaaatgtacttgTTTCATGTGTGATGCcagattaaatttataataaaatattctaggaCAATGAGCACAATAAAATGGATTATCAGCTTTATTAGTTGAGTGAATTACCGTTTTCATATggcgtttataatatttttttttctcaaacgaCTTTTTACACTCGATACATTCATAAACAACaccttaaaacaaatattataatttataattaaaacaataaatttgatAAGTTGTAAAATTAAGAACATGATAAACAAGTGCAAATTGGTCTATGTGTATTAATAAAAGACAGACTATGTCTTCTAACAGTctgttatatacataatatatttataatatagtataattattaagaggATAGCAGcacactatttattttattttccatctCTGATCCACAAGCTAGTAAGCAACATTGAAAATTTGCCAGATTTGGGTCCAGCAAAACCAATTATGTGATGTTACttgttagcttaaatattaaaattctaaccCATCATTAAACTTAAAGATAAGAACATTATCCAAATTATcacactaaatataaatattgtaaaaaaaatgtcaaggtATAAGCACAAATAGTGTTTTcaacattaaatgttttaatagatCAATTCACTCTAAAATTAAAGCTAAGTAATGATACAAAATTAGTACTTCTCCTGAATGTAAATTTGCCATGTTGCTCATAAGTCATAGgcaaaagagaaaaaaaatgtgccGACTTCCTTATtcttaaagttaatattattttgaaactttaatataatttcatcaatataCCATTTACTAGATACTcagatttacaaataatttattacaaaaattgaaaataatacctGTGGTTGactgtttatttttagaatagttGTCGATCGGTGGTATTGAAATACACAATTTCAAATGTTTGTTCAACTTTTTGGAATTTGCAAATTGTGCATTGCAATTGAAGCAACAGTATGCATCGTGCCTCTATAAATGGTtgtggtaaaataattaattatatttatcaatttaaacatgtttaatgataaaaaatcttacttgtaaatgtaatttatactgTTGGTTTCGGGTAAAAACTTCCCCACACTTATGACATATGAAACCGTCACCATGCTTAATTGTTTTTACATGATCAGCAAGTTCTTGTTTGCTATCAAATGGCTGTCCGCAATCGAGACATATAGTACCCGTGTTTTTGTGTACAGTCTTGTAATGCAAGTGCAGTGAGCGTTTTTGAACAAACGTTTTCATACAGTACTTACAATCCAACACAATTGGGTCCAATTTAGATCCATGGGTTGTAGACATATGAGTGACCAACATTTTACGGCTGTTGCAAGATAATCCACAAACACGACAAATGTTCCGTAAATGACCGTCAACATGCAGATCATAATGTCGACGATTCGTGAATGTTTTTTCACAATGATCACAACCGTAATTCTCAGGCATTGTTATGGAGCACAATTCAGACTTTTGGATAAGTAATTACTAGGTACTTACTTACCTTTAATCTATGTTActaactactattattattaatatttactattaccaAAATTAAAAGACGAACACCAACAGTTGATTTATTATTGGtagatatactaatatagtattatctaatatggatattttaatgtaaaaatcgagataagtattaaacaatattaaatttaatatttatcaattatcattggcaattaatattaagaaattacaattttgtaattaatgttaatattactttaaatactatAGTCAATGttacttataacataataagtacctactttgcaaacgaaaatttattattagtgaatGTTGAGAATACAATCGCAGAATATGTTAAATACAATGTGATACAATTGCgccaatttgataaaaaaaatcaatattgtgaTAACTACTGTTAAAAAGTATCACGGATGTCAAATagtcatagaccttatactagtataaggtctatgcaaatagtataatataaatacttcaatCGATATTCTAAATTTTCTAAACAatcattcaatataatttttccagtgtatattattcttacatattataaaccttGCGTTTAGCATATTACTTTGTGATTcacgttatattatagtattacagtttattgtataacatttaaacattaaacgtaTTGACAATGTTATCACAGGAGTACAACTGAACACGAACTAGtagtattatgaaaataaaaaataactagtctggtattattatgataaaaaatat includes:
- the LOC132932301 gene encoding gastrula zinc finger protein XlCGF46.1-like yields the protein MPENYGCDHCEKTFTNRRHYDLHVDGHLRNICRVCGLSCNSRKMLVTHMSTTHGSKLDPIVLDCKYCMKTFVQKRSLHLHYKTVHKNTGTICLDCGQPFDSKQELADHVKTIKHGDGFICHKCGEVFTRNQQYKLHLQRHDAYCCFNCNAQFANSKKLNKHLKLCISIPPIDNYSKNKQSTTGVVYECIECKKSFEKKKYYKRHMKTVIHSTNKADNPFYCAHCPRIFYYKFNLASHMKQVHFKQYNNYICNLCGRSFQYANNYKRHKDSHMQVRNYVCEHCGACFYRKQALQDHQIAIHNEEKNFVCNVCGDNFKLKSILTRHMKNHSETKKYVCHCKRIFKFASNLRRHQINIHNQVFTDSIKIKRFVEDISRSSPLAVMNEEKEIQRLKQKNINHLRLEDTVSYSLMAYPDNLDLSSVDIAESVLQVASASNYKIECEENSCFPGIHPPIETSLVCSLNDGVDLSPNSSQQYLSDYDVPHQFPFLNI